The following are encoded together in the Pseudoalteromonas piscicida genome:
- the mutL gene encoding DNA mismatch repair endonuclease MutL, whose translation MTIEILPARLANQIAAGEVVERPASVVKELVENSIDAGATRIQIDIERGGHKLIRIRDNGIGIVKDELTLALSRHATSKLKSLDDLECIASLGFRGEALASISSVSRLTLSSKPQAQETAWQAFAEGREMAVQVQPTAHPDGTTIEVKDLFFNTPARRKFLRTEKTEFSHIDELVKRIALSRFDIAITLTHNQKVVRQYRPRTIEKGVERVAQVGGKAFLQQASFIDSGHEGLRLFGWVLPAGVNNGTQYTYVNGRMMRDKLILHAIRQAFDESLGHEELPGFVIYLELDPRQVDVNVHPAKHEVRFHQARLVHDFIVQAIKQVATEQIDLSCASETKTQAPDTTSPLFTPQEQVDETYHQSYRSTLQPEAQAHASSVPSAFSERSEAPSAASSRGQSNYGGATGSGKKQVNVNQLYQGLSHQQMQHFDKVEEGTLPLSETSSVPVSARKSSWMLLPQGKVMLEQDKQLLFGDCRQGLLPYWQMQIEQDGTLQGKALLLPVRIKLEKPALEALQQRETWLAILGFAIEIFDGHILVKKLPVSLYSIDVGEISKKMMEPSSDAELQDWLQWLEVSTPSSYFDSQHFDLVKEKLLSKAPCLARIHKSAVTIDTQKLVSFLSLL comes from the coding sequence ATGACGATAGAAATTCTTCCAGCTCGGTTAGCCAACCAAATTGCTGCCGGTGAGGTGGTGGAGCGTCCAGCCTCTGTGGTGAAAGAGCTGGTGGAAAACAGTATAGATGCTGGTGCAACGCGCATTCAAATAGATATTGAGCGCGGAGGACATAAGCTTATTCGTATCCGTGATAACGGCATCGGTATTGTTAAAGACGAACTGACGTTGGCGTTGTCTCGCCATGCGACAAGTAAACTTAAAAGTTTGGATGACCTAGAATGTATTGCTTCGCTTGGCTTTCGAGGTGAGGCGCTTGCATCTATCAGCTCAGTATCGCGACTGACTCTGAGCTCTAAGCCTCAAGCGCAAGAAACTGCTTGGCAGGCTTTCGCCGAAGGGCGAGAGATGGCTGTACAGGTTCAACCTACCGCACACCCAGACGGTACCACTATCGAAGTCAAAGATCTGTTTTTCAACACGCCTGCACGCAGAAAGTTTTTACGCACGGAAAAAACCGAGTTTAGCCATATAGATGAACTGGTTAAGCGCATTGCATTGAGTCGCTTTGATATTGCCATTACGCTCACTCATAACCAAAAGGTGGTTCGCCAATATCGCCCGCGCACTATTGAAAAAGGTGTTGAGCGAGTTGCGCAAGTTGGTGGTAAAGCATTCTTACAGCAAGCAAGCTTTATTGACTCAGGTCATGAGGGACTGAGGCTATTCGGTTGGGTGTTACCTGCGGGGGTTAACAACGGCACGCAATATACTTACGTAAATGGTCGTATGATGCGAGATAAGCTCATCTTGCATGCGATTCGCCAAGCATTTGATGAGTCACTCGGGCATGAAGAGCTTCCCGGTTTTGTCATATATCTTGAGTTAGATCCGAGGCAAGTTGACGTTAATGTTCATCCCGCGAAACACGAAGTTCGCTTTCATCAAGCGCGCTTGGTTCACGACTTTATTGTACAAGCAATAAAGCAGGTCGCGACGGAACAAATTGATTTATCTTGTGCAAGTGAGACCAAAACTCAAGCACCTGATACCACATCGCCATTATTTACGCCCCAAGAACAGGTAGATGAAACCTATCATCAAAGTTATCGCTCAACCTTACAACCTGAAGCGCAAGCGCACGCCAGTTCGGTCCCGAGTGCCTTTAGCGAACGCTCCGAAGCGCCAAGTGCAGCTTCAAGTCGTGGTCAAAGTAATTATGGCGGTGCAACGGGCAGTGGCAAAAAGCAGGTAAATGTGAATCAACTCTATCAAGGGCTTTCACATCAACAAATGCAACACTTCGACAAAGTTGAAGAAGGTACATTACCGTTAAGCGAAACAAGTAGCGTCCCGGTATCCGCCCGTAAATCCAGCTGGATGTTGCTACCACAAGGTAAAGTCATGCTTGAGCAAGATAAACAGCTGTTGTTTGGTGATTGTCGGCAGGGGCTGTTGCCATATTGGCAAATGCAAATTGAGCAAGATGGCACACTGCAAGGCAAAGCTTTGCTGTTACCTGTTCGAATCAAACTAGAGAAACCCGCACTGGAAGCATTGCAGCAGCGTGAAACATGGTTAGCAATTTTAGGGTTTGCGATAGAAATTTTTGATGGCCATATTTTAGTTAAAAAGTTACCTGTGTCGCTCTATAGTATAGATGTTGGTGAAATTTCCAAGAAGATGATGGAACCAAGCTCAGATGCCGAACTCCAAGATTGGTTACAGTGGCTAGAAGTATCAACACCCAGTAGCTATTTTGATAGCCAGCATTTTGATTTAGTTAAAGAAAAATTACTTTCAAAAGCCCCATGTTTGGCTCGTATTCATAAAAGCGCGGTTACAATTGATACCCAGAAGTTGGTCAGTTTTTTAAGTTTGCTGTAA
- a CDS encoding response regulator transcription factor, with amino-acid sequence MYQFLIADDHPLFREALKGALKAQFEGLEVFESENFDTTLSVLQQQEELDLLLLDLHMPGNGDLYGLIRIREDHPSLPVVVVSGSEDLSIISKVMGYGAMGFIPKAASVEQITEAIDQVLEGDTWLPEGMKDKVAELEGEDKELAQQVASLTPQQYKVLQYLHEGLLNKQIAYELNISEATVKAHITAIFRKLGVYNRTQAVLIASKLQLEPIEVSD; translated from the coding sequence ATGTATCAGTTTTTAATCGCGGATGATCACCCTCTATTTCGAGAGGCGCTTAAGGGGGCTCTAAAAGCGCAGTTTGAAGGACTAGAGGTATTCGAATCTGAAAACTTTGACACTACGCTCTCGGTCTTACAACAACAAGAAGAACTAGACCTACTCCTGCTCGATTTACATATGCCGGGCAATGGTGATTTATATGGACTAATTCGGATCCGTGAGGATCACCCAAGTCTTCCAGTTGTTGTGGTTTCGGGAAGCGAAGACCTTTCTATCATCTCTAAAGTGATGGGATACGGCGCGATGGGTTTTATCCCAAAAGCGGCGTCAGTAGAACAAATTACCGAAGCCATAGATCAAGTGCTCGAAGGTGACACGTGGTTGCCTGAAGGCATGAAAGACAAAGTGGCTGAACTTGAAGGAGAAGACAAAGAGCTTGCCCAACAAGTGGCCTCGCTTACGCCGCAGCAATATAAAGTGCTGCAATATTTACACGAAGGCTTGCTGAATAAGCAAATTGCCTATGAGCTAAATATTTCAGAGGCAACGGTGAAAGCACATATCACCGCTATCTTCAGAAAGTTGGGCGTCTATAACCGTACTCAAGCCGTATTGATTGCTTCAAAATTACAATTAGAACCCATCGAAGTGAGTGACTAA
- a CDS encoding N-acetylmuramoyl-L-alanine amidase — protein MRNQPTISYIFIFICMLLTSMHTIAQNAIESVRVWPSPESTRIVFDMSDKPDYSYFVLKNPLRLVIDLENTKQQKDFPSIPDEHRVVNKVRHSKPKNSNSARIVVELSRSATPKIFALAPTGPYKNRLVVDLYGKQMSAYDDTKATAPRKTLAQDRDIVIAIDAGHGGEDPGSIGPSGTYEKLVTIQIAKRLARLVDSQPGMSAKLIRTGDYYLKLNTRTARARERKADFFVSIHADAFTSPQPRGASVWVLSLRRANSEIGKWLEDKEKHSQLLGGAADLIKDTANEKYLAKALLDMSMEHSMKTGFQVAEEVVKELKKVAKMHKSRPQAANFGVLKSPDIPSILVETGFISNPKEEKLLMSPHYQERLARAIFSSIKGYYEKNPPDNSLFARMQSNKPVTHKVKSGESLSVLASRYGITVSELKKANDLKNNTLFIGQVLTIPKA, from the coding sequence ATGCGTAATCAGCCGACTATTAGTTATATTTTCATTTTTATCTGCATGCTCTTAACGAGCATGCACACCATTGCCCAAAACGCCATCGAAAGTGTGCGTGTTTGGCCCTCTCCAGAAAGCACTCGTATTGTTTTTGATATGAGCGATAAGCCGGATTACAGCTATTTTGTGCTGAAAAATCCGCTGCGCTTAGTGATCGACCTTGAAAACACTAAGCAACAAAAAGACTTTCCGAGTATTCCTGACGAACATCGCGTTGTAAACAAAGTGCGTCACAGCAAACCGAAGAATAGCAATTCTGCACGGATTGTTGTGGAGTTAAGTCGTAGCGCTACGCCAAAAATCTTTGCGTTAGCACCAACTGGTCCTTATAAAAACCGACTAGTCGTTGATTTGTATGGTAAGCAGATGAGCGCTTATGACGATACAAAAGCTACCGCACCACGAAAAACACTCGCGCAAGACAGAGATATTGTCATCGCCATCGATGCCGGTCATGGCGGTGAAGATCCAGGTTCTATTGGGCCTTCAGGCACCTATGAAAAGCTCGTAACCATTCAGATTGCGAAGCGTTTAGCACGCTTAGTAGATAGCCAGCCGGGGATGAGCGCAAAACTTATCCGTACCGGCGATTATTACCTCAAGTTGAATACGAGAACCGCAAGAGCGCGAGAGAGAAAAGCGGATTTCTTTGTGTCCATTCACGCGGATGCTTTCACCAGCCCTCAACCACGCGGTGCGTCGGTCTGGGTTTTGTCACTGCGCAGAGCAAATTCTGAAATAGGTAAGTGGCTGGAAGACAAAGAAAAGCACTCACAACTGTTAGGTGGAGCAGCCGATTTAATTAAAGACACGGCCAACGAAAAATATTTAGCCAAAGCGCTACTTGATATGTCGATGGAACATTCGATGAAAACTGGGTTTCAGGTCGCAGAAGAAGTCGTCAAAGAGCTGAAAAAAGTGGCAAAAATGCACAAAAGCCGACCGCAAGCTGCAAACTTTGGGGTACTAAAATCACCAGACATACCTTCGATTCTGGTGGAAACTGGCTTTATTTCAAACCCCAAAGAAGAAAAGCTATTAATGTCTCCACATTATCAAGAGCGTTTAGCTCGGGCTATTTTTAGTTCGATAAAAGGCTATTATGAGAAAAATCCACCGGATAATTCGCTCTTTGCGCGTATGCAATCCAACAAGCCGGTTACACATAAAGTAAAAAGTGGCGAATCACTGAGTGTGCTGGCTAGCCGTTATGGCATTACGGTCAGTGAATTGAAAAAAGCAAATGACCTGAAAAACAATACCTTGTTTATTGGGCAAGTCTTAACTATTCCGAAAGCGTAA
- the acs gene encoding acetate--CoA ligase — translation MSQSIYPVPEKIKNAALINDEQYQELYQKSVDDPAEFWKEHGQRLDWFKPYSKVKNTSFDKGHINIKWYEDGVLNASYNCIDRHLEKRADKIALIWEGDNPEQTENITYQQLHDEVAKLANGLKSLGVAKGDRVAIYMPMTPQAIYAMQACARIGAIHSVVFGGFSPSAIADRIKDSGAKVVITSDEGRRGGNCVPLKANVDEAVAQAGVTTIEHVVVHQLTGGDVEWNAHDVWWHELVADKPAECEPEMMNAEDPLFILYTSGSTGQPKGVVHTTGGYLVYASMTHEYVFDLQEDDIYWCSADVGWITGHSYIAYGPLVNGCTQVVFEGVPTYPTSGRMGEIVDKHGVTILYTAPTAIRALMAKGDEPTASSKRDSLRILGSVGEPINPEAWSWYYEQIGNSDCPIVDTWWQTETGGIMITPLPGATALKPGSATRPFFGIAPALFDAEGNTLTGATEGNLVILDSWPSQARTVYGDHERFEQTYFSAYPGVYFTGDGCRRDEDGYYWITGRVDDVLNVSGHRLGTAEIESALVAHEAVAEAAVVGYPHDIKGQGIYVYITPNEGVTVSDELTKEVRNWVRKELSPIATPDMIQWSPGLPKTRSGKIMRRILRKIAANEYQQLGDTSTLADPSVVDELIENRLNR, via the coding sequence ATGTCACAGAGCATTTATCCAGTTCCTGAAAAAATCAAGAACGCAGCATTAATCAACGACGAGCAATATCAAGAACTATATCAAAAGTCGGTTGATGACCCCGCAGAGTTTTGGAAAGAGCACGGTCAACGTTTAGATTGGTTCAAACCTTATAGTAAAGTTAAAAATACCTCATTCGACAAAGGCCATATCAATATTAAATGGTATGAAGACGGCGTACTAAATGCCTCTTATAACTGTATCGATAGACACCTCGAAAAGCGCGCCGATAAAATCGCATTGATTTGGGAAGGCGATAACCCAGAACAAACGGAAAATATAACCTACCAGCAACTCCACGATGAAGTCGCAAAGCTTGCCAATGGCCTTAAGAGCCTAGGAGTTGCAAAGGGTGACCGCGTCGCTATCTACATGCCGATGACTCCACAAGCGATTTACGCCATGCAGGCCTGTGCAAGAATTGGTGCTATCCATTCTGTAGTGTTTGGTGGTTTTTCACCTTCAGCGATTGCAGATCGTATTAAAGATTCTGGCGCCAAAGTTGTGATCACTTCAGATGAAGGTCGTCGCGGTGGTAATTGTGTGCCGCTGAAGGCAAATGTCGATGAAGCGGTGGCGCAAGCTGGCGTCACCACTATCGAGCATGTGGTTGTACATCAATTAACAGGTGGCGATGTTGAATGGAATGCTCACGATGTATGGTGGCATGAATTAGTTGCTGATAAGCCAGCCGAATGTGAACCTGAAATGATGAATGCGGAAGATCCGCTCTTTATTCTTTACACCTCGGGCTCTACTGGTCAGCCGAAAGGGGTTGTTCATACGACAGGTGGGTACTTGGTGTATGCATCGATGACGCATGAGTATGTATTCGATCTCCAAGAAGATGATATTTACTGGTGTAGTGCAGATGTGGGTTGGATCACAGGTCATAGTTATATTGCTTATGGCCCACTTGTGAATGGTTGTACTCAAGTTGTATTCGAAGGCGTACCAACTTATCCAACGTCTGGTCGCATGGGTGAAATCGTTGATAAACATGGCGTTACTATCCTTTATACTGCGCCTACCGCGATCCGTGCTTTGATGGCGAAAGGTGACGAGCCGACTGCAAGTTCTAAGCGTGATAGTTTACGTATTTTGGGTTCGGTCGGTGAGCCAATTAACCCAGAGGCTTGGTCTTGGTATTACGAACAAATTGGTAATAGCGATTGTCCTATCGTCGATACTTGGTGGCAAACCGAAACGGGCGGCATCATGATCACGCCACTACCTGGCGCTACCGCACTTAAGCCGGGTTCTGCGACCCGTCCATTCTTTGGTATTGCTCCTGCACTATTTGACGCTGAAGGCAATACGCTGACAGGCGCGACCGAGGGTAATCTGGTGATTTTGGATAGCTGGCCTTCACAAGCTCGCACAGTTTATGGTGACCATGAGCGCTTCGAGCAAACGTACTTCTCGGCTTATCCGGGCGTTTATTTTACGGGCGATGGTTGTCGCCGTGATGAAGACGGTTACTACTGGATCACAGGTCGCGTGGATGACGTACTTAACGTTTCAGGTCACCGCCTCGGTACTGCTGAAATCGAAAGTGCGTTAGTGGCCCACGAAGCGGTTGCTGAAGCGGCTGTGGTAGGCTATCCACACGATATTAAAGGCCAAGGGATCTATGTCTATATCACGCCAAATGAAGGAGTGACGGTATCAGATGAGTTAACTAAAGAGGTGAGAAATTGGGTGCGTAAAGAGCTAAGCCCAATTGCAACCCCTGACATGATCCAATGGTCTCCAGGTTTACCTAAAACCCGTTCTGGTAAAATCATGCGCCGTATTTTGCGTAAGATTGCAGCCAATGAGTATCAACAGTTAGGAGATACTTCTACACTTGCCGATCCAAGTGTGGTTGATGAATTAATCGAGAATAGATTGAATCGTTAA
- the miaA gene encoding tRNA (adenosine(37)-N6)-dimethylallyltransferase MiaA: protein MGPTAAGKTALAIELCQALNTEIISVDSALVYKGMDIGTAKPSAQEQAMAPHHLIDIIDPAQSYSVAEFRADAIKLIDDFHQRGKVPILVGGTMMYFKGLIEGLSPLPEADTEVRAILEREADQMGWPALHQQLKNIDPEAAAKISENDSQRINRALEVYRISGKTMTQLQQSKQDALPYQFHQFAIAPSDRKALHERIEKRFKIMLDEGFKNEVLALYQRKDLHPDLPSIRCVGYRQMWEYLAGECDYNEMVFKGVAATRQLAKRQLTWLRGWQDVTWLDTDGQENLQRVLTSLS, encoded by the coding sequence ATGGGACCGACAGCTGCGGGCAAAACCGCATTGGCCATAGAGTTATGCCAAGCGTTAAATACCGAAATCATCAGTGTAGACTCGGCGTTAGTGTACAAAGGGATGGATATTGGTACGGCAAAGCCGAGCGCACAAGAGCAAGCAATGGCACCACATCACCTTATTGATATTATTGACCCTGCACAAAGTTATTCGGTTGCAGAGTTTCGTGCTGATGCTATTAAACTAATTGATGATTTCCATCAGCGGGGAAAAGTGCCAATTTTAGTTGGTGGCACGATGATGTATTTTAAAGGCTTAATTGAAGGCCTGTCGCCATTACCTGAGGCTGATACCGAAGTTAGGGCGATATTAGAGCGTGAGGCTGATCAAATGGGTTGGCCTGCGCTGCATCAGCAATTAAAAAATATCGACCCAGAAGCAGCGGCAAAAATCAGCGAAAACGATTCGCAACGTATAAACCGTGCTCTGGAAGTTTATCGCATTAGTGGCAAAACGATGACTCAATTGCAGCAAAGCAAACAAGATGCTTTGCCGTATCAATTTCATCAATTTGCGATTGCACCAAGTGACCGAAAAGCCTTACATGAACGTATAGAGAAAAGATTTAAAATAATGTTGGATGAAGGCTTTAAAAATGAAGTTTTGGCCTTATATCAACGGAAAGATTTACACCCTGATTTGCCTTCTATTCGCTGTGTCGGATATCGGCAAATGTGGGAGTATTTAGCTGGCGAGTGCGATTATAACGAAATGGTTTTCAAAGGCGTCGCAGCGACCAGACAACTGGCGAAGCGGCAATTAACTTGGCTGAGGGGGTGGCAAGATGTGACTTGGCTTGACACCGATGGTCAAGAAAACTTGCAACGTGTTCTAACTTCGCTAAGCTAA
- the hfq gene encoding RNA chaperone Hfq, producing MAKGQSLQDPFLNVLRRERIPVSIFLVNGIKLQGKIQSFDQFVILLENTVNQMVYKHAISTVVPARAVNFQNATGSEAGDQGDEGNY from the coding sequence ATGGCAAAAGGCCAATCTTTACAAGACCCATTTTTGAATGTCTTGCGTCGTGAGCGCATTCCCGTCTCAATTTTTTTAGTGAACGGTATTAAATTACAGGGCAAGATCCAGTCATTTGACCAGTTTGTGATTTTGCTTGAAAACACAGTAAACCAAATGGTTTACAAACACGCCATCTCCACAGTGGTTCCAGCTCGTGCGGTTAACTTCCAAAATGCAACCGGAAGCGAAGCGGGTGACCAAGGTGATGAAGGTAATTATTAA
- the hflC gene encoding protease modulator HflC, with translation MKNFSLLLLVTAVIMSFSGIFVVNEGQRAIVLLFSKVQKDANGDALVYEPGLHLKVPFFSQVRKLDARIQTLDGQPDRFVTSEKKDLIVDSYVKWRVNDFSSYYLRARGDKQYAETLLKQKVNNGLRTNFGSRTIKEIVSGERSELMEEALVQASESATELGIEVLDVRVKQINLPNEVSNSIYQRMRAERQAVAKEHRSEGQEKAETIRANVDRRVTVMLADAERNARAVRGQGDATAANIYAEAYNKDPEFFSFVRSLEAYKNTFKDKNDVMVLSPNSEFFNYMKDAKAQ, from the coding sequence ATGAAGAATTTTAGTCTACTTCTATTAGTCACTGCCGTGATCATGTCGTTCTCTGGTATCTTTGTAGTAAACGAAGGTCAAAGAGCGATTGTACTGCTATTTAGTAAGGTACAAAAAGACGCGAATGGCGATGCTTTGGTGTATGAACCTGGCCTTCACTTGAAAGTGCCTTTCTTTAGCCAAGTACGAAAATTAGACGCACGGATCCAAACACTTGATGGTCAACCTGATCGCTTTGTAACGAGCGAGAAAAAAGACTTAATTGTGGATTCGTATGTAAAGTGGCGCGTAAACGATTTTAGCTCTTATTACCTACGTGCGCGTGGCGATAAGCAATATGCTGAAACGCTACTAAAACAAAAGGTCAATAACGGTCTAAGAACAAACTTCGGTTCGCGTACTATTAAAGAAATAGTATCTGGTGAACGTAGCGAGCTAATGGAAGAAGCGTTAGTTCAAGCGTCAGAAAGTGCAACTGAGCTTGGGATTGAAGTACTTGATGTCCGTGTTAAGCAAATTAACCTACCTAACGAAGTAAGTAACTCAATCTACCAGCGTATGCGTGCGGAGCGTCAAGCAGTGGCTAAAGAGCACCGTTCTGAGGGCCAAGAGAAGGCGGAGACCATCCGTGCTAATGTTGACCGTCGTGTTACCGTTATGCTTGCAGATGCTGAGCGAAATGCTCGCGCGGTTCGTGGTCAAGGTGACGCAACAGCTGCAAACATTTACGCTGAAGCATATAACAAAGACCCTGAGTTTTTTAGTTTCGTTCGTTCGCTTGAAGCATATAAAAATACCTTCAAAGATAAGAATGACGTCATGGTGCTATCACCAAACAGCGAGTTCTTTAACTATATGAAGGATGCAAAAGCACAATAA
- a CDS encoding DcaP family trimeric outer membrane transporter has product MTTNNINKKLLAVAISSLCALPATAAEIGDTKVNYGGYIKLDAIWSDFSDGALGAQNIGRDFYVPGTTPVGVNSDSDAVFDMHARQSRFNFATDTKLDDGSSIKTKIELDFIASTGGNERVSNSYSPRIRQAFVAYKGFLFGQAWSNFQNVSALPETLDFVGPAEGTVFVRQAMAKYTTGNWSFSIENPESTVTTADSGRVVTDDASMPDFTARYTHNADWGHIAVAALARQITYKVGGADESESSFGISASGRVNFGNNNLKFMLTQGQGLGRYIGLNVANGAVYDGNSLHAIDSTSGFIAYQHSWNDQFRSTFLYSFFNANNENDLLAITGDPTKSSMSYSANLLYSPVKKLTFGAEYKMGTRETESGLEGDLDRLQLSVKYVF; this is encoded by the coding sequence ATGACAACGAATAACATTAATAAAAAACTGCTCGCAGTTGCTATCAGTAGTCTCTGCGCTCTCCCTGCCACTGCGGCTGAGATTGGCGATACTAAGGTCAATTACGGTGGTTATATCAAGCTTGATGCCATTTGGAGTGACTTTTCCGACGGCGCGTTAGGTGCGCAAAATATAGGTCGAGATTTTTACGTTCCAGGTACGACTCCTGTCGGAGTTAACTCTGATAGCGATGCTGTATTTGATATGCATGCTCGTCAATCTCGCTTCAATTTTGCCACCGATACTAAACTCGATGATGGCAGCAGCATCAAGACTAAAATCGAGCTAGATTTTATTGCGTCAACCGGTGGTAATGAGCGCGTTAGTAACTCCTACTCACCTCGTATTCGCCAAGCCTTTGTGGCCTACAAGGGCTTCTTGTTTGGTCAAGCTTGGTCAAACTTTCAAAATGTTAGTGCATTACCAGAGACTTTAGACTTCGTCGGCCCAGCTGAAGGCACCGTTTTCGTGCGTCAAGCCATGGCTAAATACACCACGGGAAACTGGTCTTTCTCTATTGAAAACCCAGAAAGCACAGTGACCACTGCAGATAGTGGCCGTGTAGTCACCGATGACGCTAGCATGCCTGATTTCACAGCACGTTACACACACAATGCAGATTGGGGTCATATTGCGGTAGCGGCACTTGCGCGCCAAATTACCTATAAAGTCGGTGGAGCTGATGAGTCGGAAAGCTCATTTGGGATCAGTGCATCTGGTCGTGTTAATTTTGGCAACAATAACTTGAAATTTATGCTTACCCAAGGTCAAGGGCTTGGTCGTTACATAGGCCTAAATGTTGCTAATGGCGCGGTATACGACGGTAACTCGTTACATGCAATTGACTCGACGTCGGGCTTTATCGCTTATCAACATAGCTGGAACGATCAGTTCCGATCAACATTCTTATACTCTTTCTTTAATGCTAATAACGAAAACGATTTACTGGCGATAACTGGTGACCCGACAAAATCAAGTATGAGTTACAGCGCAAACCTACTTTATTCCCCCGTGAAAAAGCTCACCTTTGGTGCTGAATATAAGATGGGCACTCGTGAAACTGAAAGTGGCCTTGAAGGTGATTTGGACAGACTACAACTTTCAGTGAAGTACGTGTTTTAA
- the hflX gene encoding ribosome rescue GTPase HflX, with translation MFDRYEAGEQAVLVHIEFPHEGDREDLRELEMLVSSAGVSSVAVVQGSRQAPHAKLFVGTGKAEEIAEIVNIHNADVIIFNHQLSPSQERNLERVCKCRVLDRTTLILDIFAQRARTHEGKLQVELAQLRHISTRLIRGWTHLERQKGGIGLRGPGETQLETDRRLLRERIKSIRKRLDKVAIVREQGRRARSRNEIPTVSLVGYTNAGKSTLFNKITDADVYAADQLFATLDPTLRKIEIDDVGPVILADTVGFIRHLPHDLVAAFKATLTETREADLQLHVIDVADPRRKENIEQVQLVLEEIEANDIPQLLVYNKIDLMDEVAPRIDRDDEGKPIRVWLSAHSGEGISLLFDAVKELLAKTVFTAELAVPPALGRLRGALFELNAVDEKGYDEQGNWLVSVRMPKIEWEKLNKEFGRNLNDLVVGS, from the coding sequence TTGTTTGACCGTTATGAAGCCGGCGAACAGGCAGTCTTGGTTCATATAGAATTTCCTCACGAAGGAGATCGCGAAGATCTACGTGAATTGGAAATGCTAGTTTCTTCTGCTGGTGTTAGTAGTGTGGCGGTTGTGCAAGGCAGCCGTCAAGCACCACATGCAAAGTTGTTTGTCGGAACGGGTAAAGCTGAAGAAATTGCCGAGATTGTCAACATCCACAACGCAGATGTCATCATATTTAACCACCAACTCAGTCCCTCACAAGAGCGCAATTTAGAACGCGTTTGTAAGTGTCGAGTGTTAGATAGGACAACGCTGATCTTAGATATTTTCGCGCAAAGAGCCCGTACCCACGAAGGTAAATTGCAGGTTGAGCTTGCTCAGCTAAGGCATATCTCTACGCGCTTAATTCGAGGATGGACGCACTTAGAAAGGCAAAAAGGGGGGATCGGTTTACGTGGTCCTGGTGAAACCCAATTAGAAACCGATAGACGGTTGCTTCGAGAGCGAATTAAGAGTATTCGCAAACGATTGGACAAGGTTGCCATTGTGCGTGAGCAAGGGCGTCGAGCACGAAGTCGTAACGAGATCCCAACCGTTTCTCTGGTAGGTTACACCAATGCGGGTAAATCGACACTGTTTAACAAAATTACAGATGCGGATGTTTATGCTGCTGACCAATTGTTCGCAACGCTTGACCCTACGCTAAGAAAGATAGAAATCGATGATGTTGGCCCCGTTATCTTAGCAGATACAGTAGGTTTTATTCGTCATTTACCTCATGACTTGGTAGCAGCATTTAAAGCGACTTTAACAGAAACCCGTGAAGCGGATTTACAGCTTCATGTCATCGATGTTGCAGATCCGAGAAGAAAAGAAAATATAGAACAGGTACAATTGGTTCTAGAGGAAATTGAAGCCAATGACATTCCTCAACTTTTGGTCTACAACAAAATTGATCTAATGGACGAAGTTGCGCCTAGAATAGATAGGGACGATGAAGGAAAACCGATCCGAGTTTGGTTAAGTGCCCACTCGGGAGAAGGGATTTCGCTGTTATTCGATGCAGTTAAAGAGTTGTTGGCAAAAACCGTTTTCACAGCTGAGCTTGCGGTACCTCCAGCCCTTGGGCGCTTACGAGGTGCACTATTTGAGCTTAATGCCGTGGATGAAAAAGGCTACGACGAGCAAGGCAATTGGCTTGTTTCGGTAAGAATGCCAAAAATCGAATGGGAAAAGCTCAATAAGGAATTCGGGCGAAATCTCAATGATTTAGTCGTTGGTAGTTAA